Proteins encoded in a region of the Chondrinema litorale genome:
- a CDS encoding CGNR zinc finger domain-containing protein has product MQLETGNYKGTYKLIGGEECFDFTNTVSWRETAHPHDWLDIEENLARWAQITGILNEGQAKHLIKISNEELEYVKSIRVFLYQLFNSQITKGSISKDSLYELSELTQKANKHQVLSPSPTGYIWSWQQSIKPIELVLFTIIKSASDVLTRGDLSRIKKCPSCQWLFLDTSKNKRRRWCTMEDCGNRHKVNAFNRRNKSK; this is encoded by the coding sequence ATGCAATTAGAAACTGGAAACTATAAAGGAACTTATAAGCTTATTGGTGGAGAAGAATGTTTCGATTTTACAAATACTGTTAGTTGGAGAGAAACAGCTCATCCTCATGATTGGCTGGATATTGAAGAAAATTTAGCCCGATGGGCTCAAATAACTGGTATCTTAAATGAAGGTCAAGCTAAGCACTTAATAAAAATTTCTAATGAAGAATTAGAATATGTAAAAAGTATAAGGGTCTTTTTATATCAACTTTTTAATAGTCAAATAACAAAAGGCTCTATATCAAAAGATTCACTCTATGAGTTAAGCGAGCTAACTCAAAAAGCGAACAAACACCAAGTACTTTCCCCCTCACCTACCGGATATATTTGGTCTTGGCAACAAAGTATAAAACCAATAGAACTAGTCCTTTTTACTATCATCAAATCGGCTTCTGATGTTTTAACTCGTGGGGATTTATCAAGAATTAAAAAGTGTCCATCTTGCCAATGGTTGTTTCTAGATACAAGTAAAAATAAACGCAGAAGGTGGTGTACGATGGAAGATTGTGGTAATCGACATAAA